From Bifidobacterium longum subsp. longum JCM 1217, one genomic window encodes:
- a CDS encoding phosphatase PAP2 family protein, giving the protein MNDAQTPRIRDPHAAVNLVGSGAAQPDSSSNVVDPLAALGPVSGSDASASTSGSLRDFRPLDMDDADGASDIDRGLARLDPLTVRPRISSRVLCVVFGLLLIAIGFGVWWGCVFTENGQSYDELVWKNLHNDVPSWATGVMNAVAQSWLVIAVSCTIAAIGIITALIRRRWWLAGQIAVFAVVCLAVTRIKGLLPRPFIINTESPAANSAPSGHTMLAAACAVILLLTVPRAVRALAGVIGVVWAVTVGVSVIYGQWHRPSDVAMSILLVAGLALLALAVTRKSGMDEPGRRVSSVSVQIVGSVLITGGLLLLAYSGYVIWQVVPGLNVSASWAVQGANVSAVVGIAGVAMLAFGLLLALRQITAAPLSRLGLIGAPPAPPKR; this is encoded by the coding sequence ATGAATGACGCACAGACCCCTAGAATTCGCGACCCGCATGCGGCGGTCAATCTGGTCGGCTCAGGCGCAGCACAGCCTGACTCGTCGTCGAACGTTGTTGACCCATTGGCTGCGCTCGGCCCGGTCTCCGGTTCAGATGCATCGGCATCCACATCAGGCTCCTTACGGGATTTCAGGCCGCTGGACATGGACGATGCGGATGGGGCATCTGATATCGACCGCGGCTTGGCCCGGCTTGACCCGCTTACCGTGCGCCCGCGAATCTCCAGCCGCGTACTGTGCGTGGTATTCGGTCTGCTCCTGATCGCTATCGGCTTCGGCGTGTGGTGGGGGTGCGTGTTTACCGAAAACGGACAATCGTACGACGAACTGGTCTGGAAAAACCTGCACAACGATGTACCGTCCTGGGCCACCGGCGTGATGAACGCCGTCGCACAATCCTGGCTGGTTATCGCTGTCAGCTGCACAATTGCCGCAATCGGCATTATTACGGCGCTGATTCGACGCCGCTGGTGGTTGGCCGGGCAAATCGCCGTGTTCGCCGTGGTCTGCTTGGCCGTCACCCGTATCAAGGGTCTGTTGCCGCGTCCGTTCATCATCAACACTGAATCGCCTGCCGCTAATTCCGCGCCTTCCGGTCACACGATGCTGGCCGCAGCCTGTGCGGTGATTCTGCTGCTTACCGTGCCTCGTGCGGTTCGAGCTTTGGCGGGCGTCATCGGCGTGGTTTGGGCGGTGACCGTCGGTGTCTCCGTGATATACGGACAATGGCATCGCCCTTCGGATGTGGCGATGTCCATCCTGCTGGTGGCGGGATTGGCCCTGCTCGCTCTGGCAGTTACGCGCAAGTCCGGCATGGACGAGCCGGGTCGCCGCGTCTCCTCAGTGAGCGTGCAAATCGTCGGCAGCGTGCTGATTACCGGGGGCCTGCTGTTGCTCGCCTACAGCGGTTATGTGATCTGGCAGGTGGTGCCGGGGCTCAATGTCAGCGCCAGCTGGGCGGTTCAGGGGGCGAATGTCAGCGCTGTTGTGGGCATTGCGGGTGTGGCCATGCTCGCATTCGGACTGTTGCTGGCCCTGCGTCAGATCACTGCAGCGCCCTTAAGCCGGCTGGGTCTGATCGGCGCTCCGCCGGCACCGCCCAAACGGTAA
- the topA gene encoding type I DNA topoisomerase has protein sequence MATKLVIVESPTKAHKIGDYLGKGYTVMASVGHIRDLAQPSQVPAADKAKFGKFGVDVNDGFKPYYIVDGDKKRTVSELKSALKNADELYLATDEDREGEAIAWHLVQTLKPEVPVKRMVFHEITKNAINASLNNTRDVDGNMVDAQETRRILDRLYGYELSPVLWRKVGPGLSAGRVQSVATRLIVERERERMAFKRAPYWDIVATLSAPDALGERAEFSARMIALGGKRLAGSKDFGADGQLTPDGFAANVRQLDEAGATAVAEALRTADFTVMSMETKPYRRRPQPPFTTSTLQQTAGNRLGMGARAVMRAAQSLYENGYITYMRTDSVTLSQEGITAARNAVSYHFGDKFLSAEPKQYATKTAGAQEAHECIRPAGSRFHDPDELASKLPGDQLRLYTLIWQRTLACQMADATGSTATVRLSAPAGPTEGEAVFQASGTVIEFPGFMKATGEGRKPKAAAPGAGAGSDQAAAAGKTDAKAVRGDASESNTSLPPMSVGQQVEASDIEPDGHETQPPARYTEATLVKTLEAKEIGRPSTYASIISTIMDRGYVYERGRALIPSWLAFSVTKLLETNFPKLVDYQFTAEMENGLDRIAHGEESGRDWLTHFYFGSGEGAARNADEAHEGLQQQVAQLGEIDARAINTIDIGDGLHVRVGRYGPYLEDMEHLDAEGNPKRASLPDTIAPDELTVAVARDLIDNHSGGPRELGVDPVSGGTVEVRNGRFGPYVALVPPAEASAGAAGDTAGASAAKKGSKKAAAAAASRPKMASLFKTMSPESLSLEDALKLLSLPREVGTYEETNAETGEVSECTVAANNGRYGPYLTKTGADGKSETRSLASEDEIFTVDIDKAKELFSQPKYGRGRGRGAAKPPLRDLGKDPNTGKNVTIKDGRFGAYITDGETNRTVPRQYTPESITPDDAFRLLAEKRAAGPSTRGRRGAGRAGGAKAVAGKGKKGGTSAAVSAQEAKRAERRAEVKKLANKGWSNQRIAEKLGSTPATVKKDVDWLTANEGYERPAVIPKRG, from the coding sequence ATGGCTACCAAACTGGTGATTGTGGAGTCTCCGACCAAGGCCCACAAGATCGGTGACTACCTGGGCAAGGGGTACACCGTCATGGCGTCGGTCGGCCATATCCGAGACCTCGCGCAGCCCAGCCAGGTGCCCGCGGCAGACAAGGCCAAGTTCGGCAAGTTCGGCGTGGACGTCAACGACGGGTTCAAGCCGTATTACATTGTCGACGGCGACAAGAAGCGTACGGTCAGCGAACTCAAATCGGCCCTGAAGAACGCCGATGAACTCTATCTGGCGACTGATGAGGATCGCGAGGGCGAGGCCATCGCGTGGCACTTGGTGCAGACCTTGAAACCCGAGGTGCCGGTCAAGCGCATGGTGTTCCACGAGATCACCAAGAACGCCATCAACGCCTCCCTGAACAACACGCGCGATGTGGATGGCAATATGGTCGACGCACAGGAGACCCGCCGCATCCTCGACCGTCTGTACGGCTATGAGCTGTCGCCGGTGCTGTGGCGCAAGGTGGGCCCAGGCCTGTCCGCCGGCCGCGTGCAGTCCGTGGCCACCCGCCTGATCGTGGAACGCGAGCGCGAACGCATGGCGTTCAAGCGCGCACCGTACTGGGATATCGTCGCCACGCTGTCCGCGCCTGACGCGCTGGGGGAGCGTGCCGAATTCTCCGCCCGCATGATCGCGCTCGGCGGCAAGCGACTCGCCGGCTCCAAGGATTTCGGTGCCGACGGCCAGCTGACCCCGGACGGGTTCGCGGCGAACGTTCGCCAGCTTGATGAGGCTGGTGCCACTGCCGTGGCTGAAGCGCTGAGGACCGCCGATTTCACTGTGATGTCGATGGAAACCAAGCCGTACCGCCGCCGCCCGCAGCCGCCGTTCACCACCTCGACCCTGCAGCAGACCGCCGGCAATCGCCTCGGCATGGGTGCTCGCGCCGTGATGCGCGCGGCCCAAAGCCTGTACGAGAACGGCTACATCACCTATATGCGAACCGATTCGGTGACGCTGTCGCAGGAGGGCATCACCGCCGCCCGCAACGCCGTCTCCTACCATTTCGGCGACAAGTTCCTCTCCGCCGAGCCCAAGCAGTACGCCACCAAAACCGCTGGCGCGCAGGAAGCCCACGAGTGTATTCGCCCGGCGGGCTCGCGCTTCCACGACCCGGACGAGCTGGCTTCCAAACTTCCCGGCGACCAGCTGCGCCTATACACGCTGATCTGGCAGCGCACGCTTGCCTGCCAGATGGCTGACGCCACCGGTTCCACCGCCACCGTGCGCCTGTCTGCGCCGGCCGGCCCCACCGAGGGCGAGGCCGTGTTCCAGGCGTCCGGCACCGTCATCGAATTCCCCGGCTTTATGAAGGCCACGGGGGAGGGGCGCAAGCCCAAGGCCGCCGCTCCCGGCGCTGGGGCTGGCTCGGACCAGGCTGCTGCCGCCGGCAAGACGGACGCCAAGGCCGTCAGGGGTGACGCCTCCGAATCCAACACCTCCCTGCCGCCGATGAGCGTCGGCCAGCAGGTCGAGGCAAGCGACATCGAACCGGACGGCCATGAAACCCAGCCGCCGGCCCGCTACACCGAGGCCACGCTGGTCAAGACGCTGGAAGCCAAGGAGATCGGTCGCCCGTCCACTTACGCGAGCATTATCTCCACAATCATGGATCGCGGTTACGTATACGAGCGTGGCCGTGCGCTGATCCCCAGCTGGCTCGCCTTCTCCGTGACCAAGTTGCTCGAGACGAACTTCCCCAAGCTGGTCGACTACCAGTTCACCGCCGAGATGGAAAACGGCCTTGACCGCATCGCCCACGGCGAGGAATCCGGCCGCGACTGGCTCACCCACTTCTACTTCGGTTCCGGCGAGGGCGCCGCCCGCAACGCCGACGAGGCGCACGAAGGCCTGCAACAGCAGGTCGCGCAGCTCGGCGAGATCGACGCGCGCGCCATCAACACCATCGACATCGGCGACGGCCTGCACGTGCGCGTCGGCCGTTACGGCCCGTATCTGGAAGACATGGAGCATCTGGACGCCGAAGGCAACCCGAAGCGCGCGTCTCTGCCGGACACCATCGCGCCGGATGAGCTGACGGTGGCCGTGGCCCGCGATTTGATCGACAACCACTCCGGTGGACCGCGCGAGCTGGGCGTTGATCCGGTATCCGGCGGTACCGTCGAGGTGCGCAATGGGCGTTTCGGCCCGTATGTGGCGTTGGTGCCGCCGGCTGAGGCTTCGGCTGGCGCTGCTGGCGATACTGCTGGTGCTTCTGCGGCCAAGAAGGGTTCGAAGAAGGCCGCGGCCGCCGCCGCGTCGCGCCCGAAGATGGCCTCGTTGTTCAAGACGATGAGCCCTGAATCGCTGTCGCTGGAAGACGCGCTAAAGCTGCTGAGCCTGCCGCGCGAAGTGGGCACATACGAGGAAACCAACGCCGAAACCGGCGAGGTATCCGAATGCACGGTGGCCGCCAACAACGGTCGCTACGGCCCCTACCTGACCAAGACGGGTGCCGACGGCAAGTCGGAGACCCGCTCGCTGGCCTCGGAAGACGAGATCTTCACGGTCGATATCGACAAGGCCAAAGAACTGTTCTCGCAGCCCAAGTACGGCCGCGGGCGTGGCCGTGGTGCCGCCAAGCCGCCGCTGCGTGATTTGGGCAAGGACCCGAACACCGGCAAGAACGTGACCATCAAGGACGGCCGTTTCGGCGCGTACATCACCGATGGCGAGACCAACCGCACGGTGCCGCGTCAGTACACGCCTGAATCCATCACCCCTGATGACGCCTTCCGACTGCTCGCCGAAAAGCGTGCGGCTGGTCCCTCCACCCGTGGCCGTCGCGGTGCTGGGCGTGCTGGTGGCGCCAAGGCCGTTGCCGGCAAGGGCAAGAAGGGCGGTACCTCGGCTGCGGTTTCGGCGCAGGAGGCCAAGCGCGCCGAACGCCGTGCCGAAGTCAAGAAGTTGGCGAACAAGGGCTGGTCCAACCAGCGCATCGCCGAAAAACTCGGTTCCACCCCCGCCACTGTGAAAAAGGACGTCGACTGGCTGACCGCCAACGAGGGCTACGAGCGCCCCGCCGTAATTCCCAAGCGTGGCTGA
- the tmk gene encoding dTMP kinase → MSGLFVSFEGVDGVGKTTQVERLHAYLEAQGRTVVVTREPGGTALGKAIRQLLLHGVDGGAVDIAPRAEALLFAADRAQHVAETIRPALERGEVVITDRYLDSSLAYQAGGRELTPEEIRSLSMWATNNLLPDRTYLLDMDPALSHHRLEHAEDRMESAGDDFQSRTRQAFLDLAAAEPNRFRVIDASQSIEAVWAAIESDIKELA, encoded by the coding sequence ATGAGCGGTCTGTTTGTTTCGTTTGAAGGTGTCGATGGCGTGGGCAAGACCACGCAAGTCGAGCGGCTGCATGCGTATCTTGAGGCTCAGGGGCGTACCGTGGTCGTTACCCGTGAGCCGGGAGGCACTGCGTTAGGCAAGGCCATTCGCCAACTGCTGTTGCACGGTGTGGATGGGGGCGCAGTCGACATCGCACCGCGCGCCGAGGCGCTGCTATTCGCTGCAGACCGAGCCCAGCACGTTGCCGAAACCATCCGCCCGGCATTGGAGCGCGGTGAAGTGGTGATCACCGACCGCTATTTAGACTCTTCCTTGGCCTATCAGGCCGGTGGCCGCGAACTCACGCCAGAAGAGATTCGATCCTTAAGCATGTGGGCCACCAACAACCTGCTGCCCGACCGCACGTATTTGCTGGATATGGACCCAGCCCTGTCCCACCATCGCCTCGAACACGCGGAAGACCGTATGGAATCGGCCGGTGATGACTTCCAGTCCCGCACCCGCCAGGCCTTCTTGGACTTGGCCGCCGCCGAGCCGAATCGTTTCCGCGTTATCGATGCGAGCCAGAGCATTGAAGCGGTATGGGCTGCCATCGAATCCGACATCAAGGAGCTCGCATGA
- a CDS encoding DNA polymerase III subunit delta', with the protein MSVWDSLVGQKPVIDMLSRIAQGDPSQITQSWLICGPPGSGRSNMARAFAAALESPDHGMSAEPTRVTQQVLAGTHPDVTVLTTNKVTIGIDQVREIITTSEQMPATAPWRIIIIEDVDRMLERTTNVLLKEIEEPAEHCIWLLCAPSAQDVLPTIRSRTRIVNLAVPSTQAVAGFLTSTTNVEPKVAQRAARLAEGHIGIAKLYATDERVMSDRDELVVGVLNLARASDAVLLAGNLIDNAKAQAEADANRITAGQEAEFRRINGLAPSDRIPPKLRGAFNQIAKKDDVKRLVTRRTRDVLDRALNSIASIYRDVAVLQNNAEDSVGLINLENRSSITELSVRLNRAGAVTRLDEVAHARKRLAGNGNPLLVFESLFCALIP; encoded by the coding sequence ATGAGCGTATGGGATTCACTAGTCGGCCAAAAGCCGGTAATCGACATGCTCAGTCGTATCGCGCAGGGCGACCCGAGCCAGATCACCCAGTCGTGGCTGATCTGTGGACCTCCCGGATCGGGCCGTTCCAACATGGCCCGAGCATTCGCGGCGGCGCTGGAAAGCCCGGATCACGGCATGAGCGCTGAGCCCACGCGCGTCACCCAGCAGGTGCTTGCCGGCACGCATCCGGATGTCACGGTGCTGACCACGAACAAGGTGACTATTGGTATCGATCAGGTGCGTGAGATCATCACTACCTCCGAGCAGATGCCCGCCACCGCACCGTGGCGCATCATCATCATCGAAGACGTGGATCGCATGCTTGAGCGCACCACCAACGTGCTCTTGAAAGAGATTGAGGAGCCGGCCGAGCATTGCATCTGGCTACTGTGCGCGCCCAGCGCCCAGGACGTGCTGCCCACCATCCGCTCGCGCACACGCATCGTGAACCTCGCCGTGCCCTCCACCCAGGCGGTGGCCGGATTCCTGACCTCCACCACCAATGTCGAGCCAAAAGTGGCGCAGCGTGCGGCCCGACTCGCCGAAGGCCATATCGGCATCGCCAAGTTGTACGCCACCGACGAACGGGTTATGTCCGACCGCGATGAACTTGTGGTCGGTGTGCTGAATCTGGCCCGTGCCTCGGATGCAGTGTTGTTGGCCGGCAATCTTATCGACAATGCCAAGGCCCAGGCCGAGGCAGACGCGAACCGCATCACCGCCGGTCAGGAAGCGGAATTCCGCCGCATCAACGGACTGGCACCGAGCGACCGCATCCCGCCGAAACTGCGTGGCGCATTCAACCAGATTGCCAAGAAAGACGATGTGAAGCGTTTGGTCACCCGCCGTACGCGCGACGTATTGGATCGTGCGCTGAACTCCATCGCCTCCATCTACCGAGATGTGGCGGTGCTGCAGAACAATGCGGAGGATTCGGTGGGCCTCATCAACCTGGAGAACCGCTCGTCGATCACCGAATTGTCGGTGCGGTTGAACCGGGCCGGTGCCGTGACCCGTCTGGACGAAGTGGCCCACGCCCGCAAGCGCCTAGCCGGCAACGGCAACCCGCTACTGGTATTCGAGTCCCTCTTCTGCGCCCTGATCCCATAA